The Armatimonadota bacterium nucleotide sequence CAGTCGTGTGCCAAGTGCTTTAGCGATAGCTTCTTTAGCGGCAAATCTCCCCGCCAACCGCTCTGCCCAGCCAGCATGGGAAAAGCAATAAGCCGTCTCGGCATCTGTAAACACCCTCTCTGTAAATTTTGGATGCCGAGCCAGGCAATCCTTGATTCTGTTTACTTCAATTATATCGGTACCAATGCCTATTATCATTATGAAACCCCTACCAATTATGGAATACCATCAATGCATCCTAATTCCTTCTATAGGGCTTCCGCAAGGCTGTTCCCTGAGAAACCTTCCAGCTTTTATACCAATTGCTGAGAAATTTTACTGCAAGATGGGTATATACATTGCAAAGAGGAGGCGAGAACGGTGGCAGAAACCTGGCATGTCTCAAAACTAGATGTGGATATTCACTATATTGATGATATTCCCATAATTGAAGCCAAGGGTGAATGCGACTTAATCACTAGCCGAAAATTAAAGGAGGCCGCCGATAACCTCCTCGAAACGGGTCGAAACAAAATTATTTTCGATTTAAGAAATATGGTTTACATTGACAGCGCAGGATTCAGAGTTCTCCTTGATACGAAAAATAGAGCAACCGAAAAGGGTGGCGATATTGTTCTAGTTAGCTTAACTGAACCCGTTGACCGAGCATTTAAACTCCTTCGCTTGGATGAACTTATTATTAGAGCCGAAACAATTGAAGAAGCTATCAAGCACCTGAAATCAATTGCCTAAATAATTTAAATAGCAACAAAAAAAGAAATTTCTAATCCCTCTTTCTACCTCTTGACAGCATTCAGCATAACCATCTATCATATAACACGTTATAAGATATAATTTTAATTAGGAAAGGAGTGACTAATTGAACAGCAGTACTGGTATAAAGGATTATGTGGGCATTCGCAAAGGTCTTGACGGCCAATCATTGGGTGAGCTGGAAGCTCAAATTCTCGACATTGTGTGGGACTTGGAACCACCTATTACCGCATCAAAAGTTTTTAAAATAATGTATCCTAGACGGGAGCTATCTTATTCGACTATCATGCTCACAATGTCGAAGCTAGCGCGAAAAGGTTTTTTAATTCAGGAGCGATCTGGCAACAAAAAGACCGATGCTTTTGTGTACACTCCAGCAATCTCAAGAATGGAAATGGCAACAAAGCTTTTGGAAGAAATCTCAAAGCAAATTTTCCGAAAGCCTTTTGTTCAGGCTATCCGCGACCTTGTTAAGTGATATATAACGGAACTAGAAAAGTTTATGGGATGGGGAGTTAGAACCCCCATCCCATATCTGTCTTTATGCGCTTAGAGCCTCGGCAATTTTATCTGCGAACTCATAATCGGGCAATGCACCCTCAAACTGAACTTTGTCGTTAATCACCACGGTCGGTACTGCGCTGATGTCATACTTGCTGACTAGATGCGGAAACTCAGTTGCCTCGATTGCATCCGCCACTATGTGCTCGGGGTTCTCGATTGCCATTTGGTGGGCAATCCGAACAGCAGACGGGCAGTAAGGACAAGTTGGTGTGACGAATACTTGTATATGGACATCCTGGTTGATACCTCGGACCTTTTCCTTAGCTTCGTTTGATAAATCTGTGATGTTTTTCGAAACATCCACAATGTCCTCGATTAATGAGCTGAATTCAAACCCACCAGGAATACCAAAGTACCGAATGCCCTTAATACTGTCAGCCATTAGTATAATCGCCGGAAGCTTGTCAATTCCAAGCTTAGCCACCATTTCATCGGATGGCGTGTATTCCCTATGCTCAACCTTAATTAAATCTGAAAGCTCAGCCACCTCGTCAACTAGCTGAGCTGTTTCCTTGCAGAACTCGCACTCCAAGCCAGGCAGCTCCAAGTTCTCAGCCTTTTCAGTAAATGCAACAACTGTTACCTCATTCTCTAATTCATCTGCAAACTTTGCCTTGAGAAACTCTTTATCTTGCTCGGGAATCAATTGCCTCATTTTCGGACATCTCCTTTTCTTTTAGTTTATACACATACCTTGCGGCGCTCAATGCAGCCACCTGACCTTCACCAACGGCTTTTGCAATTTGGAACGGCCCGCCTGTGCAATCACCAGCAGCGAAGACACCAGGGATGCTTGTCGCCATCTGTCTATCTACCTTTATAAAGCCGTCGGTCACTTCAAGTCCCGAAAGTAATGTTGTCACCGGAACGGCTTCGCGTATGATAAATATACCATCGGCATGTATCTCCCCAATCTGTGTTTTGATGGCGCGAGCACGTGCATCTCCAATTATTGCCACAGGATTCGCGTGAATAACCTCAACCGACTTGTCGAGCATTTGCACATTTTCGTATGTTGCAACATACGTCACACGCCGAGCAAATCCGGCCAGTGAATTCGCTTCCTCCTCTCCCTCTGGTATATAACCTACGACAACTACGTCCTTGCCGCGGAACAAAGCCCCATCGCAAGTAACGCAGTAGGAAACTCCTTTACCAAGATACTGTTCCTCACCCGGCAGTACCCGCGATTGGGCCACGCCTGTGGTAATAATAACCGTTCGGCTTCGATGAACTTCGCTGTCGGTGGTAACCATGAAATTATTGTTACCATCTTGCGTAACATTGAGTGCCCGTTGTTTCTTATATAAGAAGCCTGTGTTCGAGAAGTGGCGCATGAAATGACAAGCTAATTCAGCACCAGTAACTTTGGGCAATCCTAAGTAATTCGTCACCTCAGGGTAGATTTTCGGCTTACTTGCAGGTTCGCGGAAGTCAAACGCAATTCCTTTTAAATTTCTTGCTTTTGCATTTACCGCCGCTGATAAGCCTGCCGGCCCTGCGCCTATTATCAAAACATCCCAAATTTTGCCTCCGAACACACCGGAAACCATTATCTAAAACCCCTGCTGCAGTGGTTAATTTAATATATTTTGTTTTTACCCACTTATTCCTTCTAAAAACTTTTTCCTAACTTATTTTCATATAAAACATTCATGCGCCTAAGGAGTCAGCTTTCCCAGGGTTACTTGAGAGCTTAATCCAAATGCCAACTGACTCTTCCTTGGATGAAAACCGAACATCAGTTATCCTGTTTGAAGTTCTTTCTTTGTTTGGTATTTGACTTTGGTTGTACCAGGCTAATAGTATAGTATGGTAGAATTAGCTAACAAAGATGAAAAGCTTGGATTTATACGACGTCGTCATAATCGGAGGTGGGCCTGCCGGGCTTTCGGCAGGTATTTATGCAATGCGGTCGCGCCTAAAGACCATACTGCTTGAGAAATACTTACCAGGCGGACAGATGGTTCTTATCGACCACATAGAAAACTACCCTGGCTTCCCTGGAGGAACCTCTGGTCTTGAAATTACATCACGAATGGAAGAACAGGCTCGCTTGCTGGGACTCGAAATAATCTCAAGCGAGGTCCAATCGCTAGACCTTTCGAGACGTGACAAGGTAGTCCATTCATCAACCGGCGATTACCATACCAAGACCATTATTATTGCATCAGGTGCGACGCCACGTCGATTAGGACTTCCAAATGAAGACCGGCTTACCGGCAAAGGAGTCTCATACTGCGCCACATGCGATGGCATTTTCTTCAAAGGAAAAGAGATTGCGGTGGTTGGCGGTGGTGATTCCGCAGTTCAAGATGCAGTATTTCTTAGCAGATTTGCTAACAAGATTGCTATCATCCACCGCAGGGATACTCTGCGAGCTTGCAAGATTCTTCAGGAACGCGTTTTTAAAAACCCAAAAATCACAGTCAAATGGAATACGATCGCCGTCGAAATTCTCGGCAAAGAAAAAGTCGAGGGATTAGTAATCGAAAATGTAGCGACCGGCAAACGAGAAACCCTGCCAGTCGAGGGAGTATTTGTGCTTGTCGGCACGGACCCGAACACGGAGTTTGTTCATGGGGCTGTGGTAACTGACGAACAAGGATACATATTAACTAACGAGGAAATGCAGACTAACGTTCCCGGCGTCTTCGCGGCTGGCGATTGCCGAAGAAAATCCCTACGCCAGTTGATCACCGCCGCCGCTGACGGTGCAATAGCGGCTGTATCGGCGGAGAAGTATATCGAATCGCTGGAACAATAATCAGTCTCTTAGGGTTAGCCTATTTCTCCGCTACTTGCAGATTCTGAACAATAGAAATATATATTGCACTACTAAAGACTATAATTGCGCCAAGTAAAATCATCCAATTAAAAGGGTCACCCAGCCAGAGAATACCTGCTATGGATGAATAAATAACGGTTGTCATTTGAATTATTCCCGCCTCACCAGCGCGTGACCATCGGAGAGCATAAGTCATTGACAGCTGACCTGCAGTACTTGCTATCCCCATCACCAATAAAACCAGCCAACCATAAAAATTGGGTAAAACTGCTCCCTCAAAGAGCATCCCAATTAAACCTGCTAGCGCCCCGAATACGCAAAACGAGAAAAATATAGAGATAGCTGATTCGGTTTTCCTTAGCTCCCTTATTATCACTATTGCCAATCCTGAAATCACACCAGCCGCTAAGCCATAGATATCTCCAGTCCTGATGTGACTGAAGTTCGGCTGAATAACAAGGTACAAGCCAATAAGGGCAGCTACAACCGCAAGGATTGTGCCAAACCTAAGCCTTTCTTTAATCAGAAGTGCTCCAAAAATGGGTGTAAATATGAAATAGGAGTTGCCCAAAAGAACACTATTCGTTAACGGAGTCTGTCCCGGCCCTTTGACAGACGCAAGACTAAGATAATAAAAAAGGATTGCAACACCACCAGTAATTCCTCTGGCTGCGAGTAGCCACTTCCGATAAAAATGCATTTGGGCAATGCCAAATTTATGGAGCAGTCCCACACTTGCCAATCCAAACATAAAGCGAACAAATGTTGTTTCCGAACCAGAAATACCCTGCAACCCGGCAAGCCGCACCATTACGGCCACTATTGCAAAAAGAGTGGCTGAGATGGTTAACCATATGGGGCCAAAAGTGATATTTTGGCAACTCGCTTGGTCTTCCGAAATTCTTCCCATTTAATTCTCACATTACAAGTTGACACCGTAGACTTCTTACTCTACACAAGAACGTTAAAGTACTGCAAGTTTTTGACATAAAGCTAATGCGCTGGAAATCAAAATCGTCGTCTTAAACCCTTACCCAACACAGCAAAAGAACCTTTCCGCTTACCGACATACAACAATTTACTAGCTTTTCACATTTGCTTTGTTTACATTCGCATGCTTACCTGGTAAACTACCGTAAGGTTGTTAATACTTTAAAAAAGGAAAAATTATGAGAATTTATTCAAAAGGCTTTACAATCATCGAATTGCTTGTTGTGATAGCCATTTCAGCACTCCTAGCTGGCTTACTTTTCCCTGTGATTATCTCCGCACGCATGGCATGTAGGAAATCTCAATGTGCAACAAACCTCAAACAAATTGGGATAGCATTCGATCTCTACACAAACGATTGGGATGGAGTTCTCCCCTGTCCCGGTGGCCGCTATGGAGATCTCTCATACTGGGACCAGGAAGGCAACGGTGGAATTCGCCCTTACCTTAAGGAGAGAGGTAGAGGTGAACACGGACTACTTTGCTGCCCAGCGTACACTGGCCGTTGGCGCTCAAAGTACTCGCCGCGCACCTACAGCATGAATGAGTATTTAAGATGGCCACCAGATATCCCTTATCCGCAATGCATTAAATACCTATGCGGGATTCCCAAACGTCAAATAATACAGCCTGAGCGAACAATCCTACTGTACGAAGGCATACCTGCAGATGAGGAAAGCCCTTTTGGAGAAGGTTTTGTATACCGATGCGGCAACTGGGAATGGGTTATGGGATATCGGCCGACAAAGAACAAGTATTGGCAGAGCGCTAATCGGCCGATGCACGCCAGGATGAACAATTACCTTATGTGTGACGGCCATGTGATAACAATGGAGCCCGAAAAATATCCTTTTGCCCCATCAGATCCTGCCAACAACCTTTGGTACGTAACGAGACTCAGATAATAATTTCATCTGCAATTTTGTGGCTTTTACCCGTCCTGCGGATAATGTCGTCTGAAAATGCTAGGAGCTGTTATTGGCGAAGTCTTCGGCACATCGGAAAGAACATGCAGATTCCAGCGGCAAGAACAAAGATACCTGAAGGCTCGGGCACAACATCGAAAGCGTCCCTCATGAAGAAATATATGTCGGTATTGTCTACTACTCCATTAGCTACGTAAGCATCTATCAGAAACGAATCAGCGCCCGTAGTATAGAGTGGTACGTTTGCTGCTGTATGACCTGTAGAGGTCCATGAAGCAAGCGGATAAACACCAGCACCTCGATTAGTAACAGTTAAGCCGCCAGTTTCGTGATCAGCAACAACTATAAGCAGAGTATCTGACCGCCCCTGCATCCAATTCAGCACTGCTTGAACAGAATTGTGAAATTCCACAACCTCGCATGTAGTTCGCTCTATCCAATTTCCATGAGCGGCATGGTCTATTAACCCTCCCTCAATCATCAGGAAAAAGCCATCAGAATCGGCATCCATGATATCCAAAGCTTTAATAGTCATCTGACTCAAATGGGGTTCCAAGTTATCAGGAAGACGGTCGTATTCATAAGTCATATCGCCGCCCGCAAAAAGACCAATGGCACGGCTGGTCGTTGCTGGATTTAGAACAGACATTTGAGAATTGTTATAGACCACCTGATATCCCAGCGTCTGGGCAGTTGCAACTTGGGATGCGCTAAAATAACTTGACCCGCCGCGTGCAGGATCACCGCCGCCGAAAATTATATCTGGACGTGATGAGCTTAAGTAGTCATTGCCAATGCTTATGTAATTGTTTCTCGATGACTCGTGCGCCCCAAAGGCAGCTGGCGTCGCATGAGTAATAGGAACATTGGTAACAAGACCGGTGCGCTTGCCTTTTCCCTTTGCATATTCCAAAATTGTTTGATATGGCGAACCATCTGGCGCTTGCGAGACAACGTTATTATTAACCTTATGCCCTGTTGCCATGGCAGTAGCAGCTGCGGCAGAATCCGTAATTGGGTTATTCGCTGAATACGTGGTTACTCCGCATTTATAAAATCGCTCGAACGAAAGATTACCAGCGGCACCTGTAAGATAGTAACTTGCGGCATTCACATGCTGGTAGCCCATGCCATCTCCTATCATTAGGATGATGTTTCTAGCGGCAGATATTTCGCTACCGAATATGAAAATACTAAAGAAGACAATATGGAAATAAAGGATAAGCCGTAGTAAGTGGTTTTTAAGAAGCATTATATTCTCCTAGAAAAGCAAGTCAATTAAAGACCTGAGCGCTGGTTAAGTTTCCACCACAACAGGCACGTCAACCATTTTGTAGCTCAATCTCTGCCGTTTGTCAACAAATGCCAATTTAAACGCAAAACCACTAATACCAGAAGAGCTAATCAAGTAAGGCAAAGACATGGTCAACTACATCCTCGAGCTTCATTTTTACAGTGCGAGCTAACTCCTGAAGGTCGGCTCCACCAGGAATTGCGAAGAGCACTATTGGATCGACAGCCTCAACAACCGTGCCATTCGTTTGCTCATAAACAACAAGCCCAAATGGAAGAAGGAGACCGCAGTCGAGGTCGAGATGCAGTGCTTGATTTGCCCACGTTGGATGCCAAACGCCCAATATTGTGTAATGTGGGAAGTCTGCACCGCTAAGATTACTGATGAATTTTCGGACGTCAGCTTCGTAAGCTATCACCAAACCCTCTTGCACAAGCTTTTCTTTCACTGCAGCTAATACCCGTTCATAAGGTCTTTCTATCCACACCTTGATGCCATAACTAACAGGGAGACGAATGGCAGATGCATGACGTTCAACTCCCTCGCCCAATTTGGATGAAATGCTTGGTCCTTCTGCAACTTCAATGATTCTCTCGTCAGCCACTTTCGTCACCCCCAAATTTAAATATCCTTCAACTTTGAGCTACCCATACAAAAGAACACCAAAACAAAGCAGGGAGGTATTCGATTGTAACGTATGTAATAGATTCTTAAGAAAGTATATTCCGACCATTATGGAGGCAAAGATATGAAAAATAGAATAACAAGAAGGGATTTTCTTAAAGGCACAGCAGTTTCAGGAGCAAGCTTTCTTTTCCTTCGCGAGAGTCGGCTGGCATTTGGCTACAGCGAGAATGAGAAGCTAAACATTGCTATAATTGGGAGCGGTGGCAAAGGTGGCG carries:
- the acpS gene encoding holo-ACP synthase, whose protein sequence is MIIGIGTDIIEVNRIKDCLARHPKFTERVFTDAETAYCFSHAGWAERLAGRFAAKEAIAKALGTRLRWRDVEVLPDAAGKPVVHLRNKAAEALGKGRVLVSISHCRTHAVAYAIVVSD
- a CDS encoding STAS domain-containing protein, yielding MAETWHVSKLDVDIHYIDDIPIIEAKGECDLITSRKLKEAADNLLETGRNKIIFDLRNMVYIDSAGFRVLLDTKNRATEKGGDIVLVSLTEPVDRAFKLLRLDELIIRAETIEEAIKHLKSIA
- a CDS encoding BlaI/MecI/CopY family transcriptional regulator, translating into MNSSTGIKDYVGIRKGLDGQSLGELEAQILDIVWDLEPPITASKVFKIMYPRRELSYSTIMLTMSKLARKGFLIQERSGNKKTDAFVYTPAISRMEMATKLLEEISKQIFRKPFVQAIRDLVK
- a CDS encoding thioredoxin family protein — translated: MRQLIPEQDKEFLKAKFADELENEVTVVAFTEKAENLELPGLECEFCKETAQLVDEVAELSDLIKVEHREYTPSDEMVAKLGIDKLPAIILMADSIKGIRYFGIPGGFEFSSLIEDIVDVSKNITDLSNEAKEKVRGINQDVHIQVFVTPTCPYCPSAVRIAHQMAIENPEHIVADAIEATEFPHLVSKYDISAVPTVVINDKVQFEGALPDYEFADKIAEALSA
- a CDS encoding NAD(P)/FAD-dependent oxidoreductase; protein product: MVSGVFGGKIWDVLIIGAGPAGLSAAVNAKARNLKGIAFDFREPASKPKIYPEVTNYLGLPKVTGAELACHFMRHFSNTGFLYKKQRALNVTQDGNNNFMVTTDSEVHRSRTVIITTGVAQSRVLPGEEQYLGKGVSYCVTCDGALFRGKDVVVVGYIPEGEEEANSLAGFARRVTYVATYENVQMLDKSVEVIHANPVAIIGDARARAIKTQIGEIHADGIFIIREAVPVTTLLSGLEVTDGFIKVDRQMATSIPGVFAAGDCTGGPFQIAKAVGEGQVAALSAARYVYKLKEKEMSENEAIDSRAR
- the trxB gene encoding thioredoxin-disulfide reductase; the encoded protein is MKSLDLYDVVIIGGGPAGLSAGIYAMRSRLKTILLEKYLPGGQMVLIDHIENYPGFPGGTSGLEITSRMEEQARLLGLEIISSEVQSLDLSRRDKVVHSSTGDYHTKTIIIASGATPRRLGLPNEDRLTGKGVSYCATCDGIFFKGKEIAVVGGGDSAVQDAVFLSRFANKIAIIHRRDTLRACKILQERVFKNPKITVKWNTIAVEILGKEKVEGLVIENVATGKRETLPVEGVFVLVGTDPNTEFVHGAVVTDEQGYILTNEEMQTNVPGVFAAGDCRRKSLRQLITAAADGAIAAVSAEKYIESLEQ
- a CDS encoding DMT family transporter, which codes for MGRISEDQASCQNITFGPIWLTISATLFAIVAVMVRLAGLQGISGSETTFVRFMFGLASVGLLHKFGIAQMHFYRKWLLAARGITGGVAILFYYLSLASVKGPGQTPLTNSVLLGNSYFIFTPIFGALLIKERLRFGTILAVVAALIGLYLVIQPNFSHIRTGDIYGLAAGVISGLAIVIIRELRKTESAISIFFSFCVFGALAGLIGMLFEGAVLPNFYGWLVLLVMGIASTAGQLSMTYALRWSRAGEAGIIQMTTVIYSSIAGILWLGDPFNWMILLGAIIVFSSAIYISIVQNLQVAEK
- a CDS encoding type II secretion system protein, with protein sequence MRIYSKGFTIIELLVVIAISALLAGLLFPVIISARMACRKSQCATNLKQIGIAFDLYTNDWDGVLPCPGGRYGDLSYWDQEGNGGIRPYLKERGRGEHGLLCCPAYTGRWRSKYSPRTYSMNEYLRWPPDIPYPQCIKYLCGIPKRQIIQPERTILLYEGIPADEESPFGEGFVYRCGNWEWVMGYRPTKNKYWQSANRPMHARMNNYLMCDGHVITMEPEKYPFAPSDPANNLWYVTRLR
- a CDS encoding alkaline phosphatase, with product MLLKNHLLRLILYFHIVFFSIFIFGSEISAARNIILMIGDGMGYQHVNAASYYLTGAAGNLSFERFYKCGVTTYSANNPITDSAAAATAMATGHKVNNNVVSQAPDGSPYQTILEYAKGKGKRTGLVTNVPITHATPAAFGAHESSRNNYISIGNDYLSSSRPDIIFGGGDPARGGSSYFSASQVATAQTLGYQVVYNNSQMSVLNPATTSRAIGLFAGGDMTYEYDRLPDNLEPHLSQMTIKALDIMDADSDGFFLMIEGGLIDHAAHGNWIERTTCEVVEFHNSVQAVLNWMQGRSDTLLIVVADHETGGLTVTNRGAGVYPLASWTSTGHTAANVPLYTTGADSFLIDAYVANGVVDNTDIYFFMRDAFDVVPEPSGIFVLAAGICMFFPMCRRLRQ
- a CDS encoding DUF302 domain-containing protein, encoding MADERIIEVAEGPSISSKLGEGVERHASAIRLPVSYGIKVWIERPYERVLAAVKEKLVQEGLVIAYEADVRKFISNLSGADFPHYTILGVWHPTWANQALHLDLDCGLLLPFGLVVYEQTNGTVVEAVDPIVLFAIPGGADLQELARTVKMKLEDVVDHVFALLD